From the genome of Arthrobacter russicus:
CATGATCGCCGAGCGGACCGATCCGGAGGCCTTGGGTACGAACAAGATCCCGTAGGCAAGGATCAGGACTCCGATGCTCTGGTAGAAAGCCGGGGCCAACGTCAGCACCAGATACACCATCGACAGACCCAAGACGATCCCGGGCAGGCCATGGCCCAGATAGGTTCCGGTTTCCAGCACGGAGACCGATCGGGCCCGGTGCCGCGCGGCGAGGATGCTCACCGGCAACGCCACCAGCGTGGCCAAGAATGCGCCCGCGAGTCCGAAAGCGACGGTCGCCCCGGCTGCCTGGGCCAACCGGCCGACTTCGAGGTCCCAGTCCGCGACGCTGCGCAGGATCCGATCCACGAGCACCACGACCGGCACCCCCACGGCAGCCGAAAAGACCACGGCCAATCCGGTTCCGGCAGCGATTTGGCCCGGAAGGGCGAGCCGCCACCTGCCGCCGTCGTCGATCGCGCGCACCTTGTCGTACACCACCGCGCGGCGACGCACCGCGCGTTCGGCCAGCACGATCAAGAGGGCGAGCGCGACGATGAGCAAGGAAAACACGATGGCAAGTGCCCGGTTGAAGGTTCCAGAGAAAGCAGTTTGGACGGCCCAGGTGAGCGCCGGGTAGCGCATGATCGCGACCACGCCGAAGTCGGAGAGCGTGTAGAGCGCCACGAGCAGGGCGCCGGCACCGGCGGCCGGTGCGATTTGCGGGAGCGTGGTGCTGCAAAAGGCCCGCAGCGGTCCGGCGCCGAGCGTCCTGGCCACGGATTCGGCGTCCCGGTCCACCCGTCGGAGTGCCGCGGTGACCGGCATCGTCACATACGGCACCGAGACCAGGAACAAGACCAGGAACGATCCCCAAAAACCACGCAACGGAGTGAAGGACACCCAGGCGAAACCGGCCACATATGAAGGGATCGCCAACGGCAAGGTCGTCGCCACCATCCAGAAGGACCGGATCGCCAACGTGGTCCGGGCCAGCAGGAATGCGGTGGGGATCCCCACCGCAAGGGTCCCCGCAGTCACCGCGGCCACCAACACCAAGGTGCTGCGGACCAGCTCCCAGGTGCGGGGGCGCTGCAGCGCATTCCAAGCAGCGCCATCCGGCTGGCCCAGGAGCTCCACGATCAGGAAGACCACCGGAAAGGCCACGAAGAGCATTCCGGTGGCGGCGAGGAACAGCAAGACCTTCGACGGGCCGGTCCGACGCCGTCGCAGCGGTGGGCGGGCCGGGCGGAAATCAGCTCCGGCCCGGCCCGCCCGGGCGGAAATCACGGTCAGCCGACTGAAATTCCGGCTTCGTCGATGAGCTTGGCGCTTTGCTCGACGGAGTCCAGATCAGACAGGTCGATCTTCGGACCCTGCAACGACGCCAGTTCCGGCACGCCCTGCGGACCAGCCACGCCCGGGACCAAAGGGTACTCGAATTGCTTCTCGACGAAGTATTTCTGCCCGGCCTCGGAAAGCAAGTAGTCGACAAAAGCTTGTGCGTTGGGGTTCTGCGCAGCTTTCTTCAGCAGGCCGACGCCGGTGACGTTGACCAGGGCAGCTACGTCGCCGGGCGCACCGTACTTGATCTTGGCCCGCATATTGTCCGCACCCTGTTCTGCTGCCGCCGAGAACCAGTAGTAATGATTGGTCAGCCCCAGTTTGATCTCGCCGCTTTCGACCGCTTGGAGGATCCCGCTGTTCTTTTCGTAGCTTTTGACGCCATTGTCGGCCAGCGCCTTCAACCACTGCGCGGTCTTCGCTTCACCGTCGGTCAGGCGCATGGCAGTGACGAACGCGATGAAGGAGGCGTTTCCGGGAGTGACCCCGATCTGGCCTTTCCACTTCGGGTCGATCATCGCGGCTGCCGTGTCCGGCACCTCCCCGACGGAGACCTGGCTGGAATCGTAGGCCACCACCCGGGCGCGCCCGGTCAGGCCGACCCAGGTCTTGTCCGCTGCCCGGTACGCCTCCGGGACCTTGGCGAGGGCAGTTTCCGACAATCCGCCCAACAAGCCCGCCTGAGCCAGCAGGCCCAGGGCACCCGATTCCTGGGAAAGGAACACTTGGGCCGGCGAGTTGTCCCGTTCGGTCAGCAACAGCTGCGCTTGAGCGGCGCTTCCGGCGTAACGCACCTCGGTTTTGATCCCGGTGTCCTTTTCGAATTGGGCAATCAACGGACCGACCAGCTTTTCGTCACGACCCGAATATACGACCAACGGGCCGTTGTCGGATTCAGTAGATCCTGAGGGGCTGGCCGCGGGGGTCGCATTGGACCCGCAAGCGGCGAGGCTCAAGGCCAGCACCGCGGCCGCCAGCACCGGGGCCGGACGAAAAGCAATTCGCATAGGAGGTTCCTCCACCTGGTTCAAGTTCGACAACGACGTCGGCCATGGTGGAGCGCAATCTGCCTCGCTTCCGGAAAAGCAACGCCAGATCCAAGGACGCCCCCCACCGCCTTGTTAGATAAGGCTATCCTTAGAATTGGCTGAAAACAAGCCATGCTACAAATATGGACTCCGAGCCGGCGCGGATCAGGGCCCCGAAATCAACCCTCCTTGGTGTACAGCGTGCCTTCGCACCAGATGTATTTCGTGCCGCCCCATTTGGCCGCCGACTCGACGTCGGGGAAGAAGCCGCGCCCCTCCAAGTTCGCACTGGTATTGCACAGTACCGGCACCCCGCTGAGCTCCGCGTAGTGCATCAGGATCCGGACGGTAGCGGTGTCCTGGGTGGACTTGATGGTCTGCAGCCGCGCAGTGCCGTCAAGATGCACGATCGCCGGGACGCGCTCGGCCCAGCCCGGTCGCATGCGGTGCTCGAAGATCATGTACGGGTCGGGCGTACCGGGTTCGAAGACCTCAGGGGCGCGATCCTCCAGGCAGATCGGCGCTACCGGGCGATACGAGGCACGGTTTTTGATGTCGTTGAGGCGGTCTTTCATCTGCGTGCTGGTCGCGGGCGCAATGATG
Proteins encoded in this window:
- a CDS encoding ABC transporter permease; this encodes MISARAGRAGADFRPARPPLRRRRTGPSKVLLFLAATGMLFVAFPVVFLIVELLGQPDGAAWNALQRPRTWELVRSTLVLVAAVTAGTLAVGIPTAFLLARTTLAIRSFWMVATTLPLAIPSYVAGFAWVSFTPLRGFWGSFLVLFLVSVPYVTMPVTAALRRVDRDAESVARTLGAGPLRAFCSTTLPQIAPAAGAGALLVALYTLSDFGVVAIMRYPALTWAVQTAFSGTFNRALAIVFSLLIVALALLIVLAERAVRRRAVVYDKVRAIDDGGRWRLALPGQIAAGTGLAVVFSAAVGVPVVVLVDRILRSVADWDLEVGRLAQAAGATVAFGLAGAFLATLVALPVSILAARHRARSVSVLETGTYLGHGLPGIVLGLSMVYLVLTLAPAFYQSIGVLILAYGILFVPKASGSVRSAIMQVPRNLEDAARTSGYSAWRTALTVTLPLAWPGIAAGAMLVALTVMKELPATLMLRPIGTDTLATRLWQLTDISAYGAAAPYAILLILVGSGPVLLLAWVPGNRRPTAAGAA
- a CDS encoding extracellular solute-binding protein; protein product: MRIAFRPAPVLAAAVLALSLAACGSNATPAASPSGSTESDNGPLVVYSGRDEKLVGPLIAQFEKDTGIKTEVRYAGSAAQAQLLLTERDNSPAQVFLSQESGALGLLAQAGLLGGLSETALAKVPEAYRAADKTWVGLTGRARVVAYDSSQVSVGEVPDTAAAMIDPKWKGQIGVTPGNASFIAFVTAMRLTDGEAKTAQWLKALADNGVKSYEKNSGILQAVESGEIKLGLTNHYYWFSAAAEQGADNMRAKIKYGAPGDVAALVNVTGVGLLKKAAQNPNAQAFVDYLLSEAGQKYFVEKQFEYPLVPGVAGPQGVPELASLQGPKIDLSDLDSVEQSAKLIDEAGISVG